Genomic DNA from Macadamia integrifolia cultivar HAES 741 chromosome 6, SCU_Mint_v3, whole genome shotgun sequence:
TCACTTCAcattcttcccctttctttctcataaacttgatttttctttcctgTTTTTCATCTTTAGTCTCTGTAGCTCTTGCCATGGTTGGCTTTGATTCATTGATTTCTATTGCagcataaatatatatatatatagagagagagagagagagagagagagagagatagaggcaAATGTAGAGCTCTCAAGACTCAAGTCGAGTAGCCGCCGAGTTAGTTGCGGGGGAGCtaggagaaagaagggaaagaaaacatGTGGCACAGTAGTGGAGAAGGTTTGAATCTTTTTCTCTTAATCCAAAGGTTTTATTTAAGTTAATCAAATCCAATGGCTAAAATCCTGCTGGCATGTAAGATTCTAAGGTTACCCACTAgcatgcctatccctctcccataaataaaatagaataaaataaaataaagaataagaaTAAATCAAGGGTGGACCAATTGACGATGAACTTTGATTTTAAGTCCAATAAAACTGAAGCCCAAATTCTTTATACAAACTCACAAGATTAGAAACACATGCCAGTCCGTTTCAGATTCCTCATTACAAAACCCACATGAcagaattaattaattacacGGTGATGGGTAGAATTTCAGGTCAGTTCCATAACGGATGTTTGATTTGGGTGGGCTAGAGCTGGGCCATCAAAACTAACTTCAAACCTAAAATCCATAGCCAACATAGGCCTGCTGGCAGCCCACTCGCTCGGCTTACACCGGCCCATGTTTTATCTCGTCTGCAAATGTGGCATAGATCAGACGCGACAGCCGAGCACCTCTAcggaaaggaaagggaagagaagtgaaatcaaatcaatgaaTACAGAATTCTTCTTGAgaagtgaaatcaaatcaaaaattTTTTGACAGCACTGAACCGAAGGTTAAACAAATTTGGTCCACCTGGTTGGGACGAAAGTTTGTTATAAAGTAGCCAGAGTTGTCCCCTAGGACCCTTATGCCATATGTCATCATCATACAGTCTAGTATGAGGTGAGGTGCGGTGAACATCGGACAACTGAGAAGATCTATGAATGCATCCCAAAGAACTCTGAAccacccgatgctcactgcTCCGGTGCAGCGGCTCACACCTCTAGTACCACCACCTCACCTAATGAAGTTGGGTTGCactagtaggggtgtcaaaacctagtctGAACCGATCAAATCGATCGAAATTAACGGATAAAACTTGAACCGAACCAAATCGAtctttattggattggttttggactgaggtatgttgggaccggcTGAAAACCGGTCCAAACtgaaccgaccaataaccaaactgaatgaaatcaataaaaaaataaatgattatgagattataaattggtgaattgactatccattttttactatattagtgagaaaattttttattgtaaggggaattgttacaaattatgaatagagaaattgatttgtaaattgtaataatgcttctattgatttccttgttcactatacaaatctagttggatagttaaatgaatgattgaataataaggttcattttgtgatttcaatattagttatcttctaaGTAATttattatccattggtttcaatattaattatctttcccttacaatgataaactatggtttaattataaatttaaagtgttttttttgtcaaatcttgtcactataagttgtgaatataagatttcattatggttcaagccaaataataaaccgatctcaACTGGTATTAACCCAATattgaaaaactgaaataaaccgGAACCAAACgggaccaaaaccaaaaccaaccaaaagccgAAGTTCCTttatggattggttttggtctccctcattcctagaccgaaaccaattcaaccctaccaaaatcaaaccaaaccgacggattgacacccctaggtactAGGTTGAGAACCCACTTGGCCACTTGGGTTGGATCAAATATCTATAATGAATCGGATTGGGCTTGAGTTACTGATGGAAAACCCAGCCCATTGAATGATGTCAGTCCAGCTCCGTTGAAAATCTGGTTGGGCTTGATCGTGCCAGGGTGGGTTGGCCTGGCTGAGATTGCACCATTTACTGGAATACCATGGTAACGAATATATAGTGATTCAAATCGGTCTTGGccatattgataccaatattaATACCAATATCTATGCGTACCGGACATGCCATAATCAAGCAgcattggatttttttgttctcaATTTTAATTTGCCAAAGGGGTTGCCATGTTTGGCCTCTCGCAATCTTGGTTGGGTTCTCCCCTCCTGTTCTTGTATAGTTGGATTCTACTTCATTCaaaaaagtttttgtatttttgtctccaatttatttttttaattaatttaaaagtatttttttgacaattttgCCTATAATAAGAACCGTTTCATCAATACGGGATTCGGCAAATATCGACTGTTATAGTTGATATAATACCGATATTTAATTCCATGATTATCACTAATGTTTTTGTAAGGAAAAGCAAAACCCTTCCACACCAACATCTTGTGCGGGCAGCCCATTATATTAAATGCTCCTGATTCTGATTCTAGACAAACTGGAGTGATTGATCCATATTGCATTTCTAAGGTTAGAGTGAAATCTAGCCGATTCCTAACAAATTCCAGCTGATTTGAATCCTTTGTTTTTTGTCTTCGAAAAATGCAAACATACCGTAATGTCGATTCAGATCGGCAAAACAAGGTCTCCAACACATGAAATCAGTCCCAAGAACTCTAGAATCAGCCCTCATCAGATGCAAAAATATAactattttaggatttttttttttagagtcaATTGGCAATATAGGATTAGCTGGAATCAAAATCAGTCACAGCCAATATCAAGCAAAGTCGGATAATTCATCGATGGATTCTCCATTTCTAAACCATTCTCGGGACATGGAACCTGTCAAATTGAAATGATCAttaggaatttatttttttacctaaaTACCCATAAACCTTTATCTAAATTTTTgggatatttttaattttagatttttttttttttttggttaaccaaTGTATGGCTAACTTACATGTATCGTAACTAATCTTTGGGAgaagactagcacagcaacccaccatCACGGTCAATTCTGATTGTTCAATTCTaatgtttttaccaaaaataaaaattaaaaaactaaaatatttgTCATTTGTCGTGCATGATGGGAAATTGAAATCTAAACTAAATAAGGTCAAACCGTAGCTTAATAAGCACCTCCCTGAAATCATGGGATATCcaaataaataacaaataatGAAGTCAGGAATCaggattctaccaaaaaaaaaacaagaagtcAGGGTATGGGTAGCAACTTGTACGAATTACCTAACCCATTTAACTTTGGGCTTTAGAAAAATGTGGAAATGTAGGTCTTAGAGCTCTCAAATCAGAGCATATTCTCATGTTTTTGCATTTTGGACCTTTAATAgataaggaaaaataataataaccctAGATAGGAGATAGGTGGGTAGAAGAACTTTcttctagaatttttttttttttttttagtaatcaTCTTCTTCTAGTTTCCACCAATGTTAAAAGGAGAGCGGTCTATACATTATATTGGCATCCTACATGCCGAATCAATAGGATGTTATGAAATGATAAATTTAACGAAGAGATTAAGAGAAAGCAAGAGGGACCACATATTTAAAAAGGAGAGAGCATGTGAGAAGGAAGTACACATTGAAAGCGTGTATTTACTCATTAAATGCAATACGAATCGTATTTGTGTACAGAAATGCATGGGTTTCACATTGCAAAATTCCATCATGAGCACTTATATCGCATATTTCCATAATTCCATATAAGTTTTTCAATATTGCATATATTTATAGATCGTATTTTCAGATAATCTACATCATGGTTATTGAAGCTATCAAATTGGATGTTGAGATTATTTTCCTCTCAAAACCTTTTAAAAttgattcttcttttcctcGGTAAAGGTTTATCGACATTCTCCTATCAACTATGGAATTATACATTAATTACACACACTTTTACCATATAAAATGGTGATTAGATGATTTCAACCATTGAATATGTACGAAAATATCTTAGttggccacatgtcaaattttaaagtTAAATGCAATCATTACTCGTAATATTATTATATGTCGTAGTCTTTTGCATTCTGCAATATTTCACTCTATCATTTAATTAACTCCGCTTGAACTGAAACTTGAAATTGAAGCAAGAGACATCAAACTCCGCTTGAACTAAAACTTGAAATTGAAGCAAGAGACATCAGGGTAAGGGCCTACTTATCTATAAAATTCTAGACCAACTTACCAAATTAATGACAACAAGGTGTGATGTCCATGGATTCCACAGGTGGATGCCTAACTTAGAAAGCCACTCCCTTCTTTGATTCTgggcttttattttttatttttttgtctttttcttccCCGCCTTCTTAATGGTTAGGGTAAGCAGTGATGATGCGTAAGGAAAATGCACCAATGAGATGcaataaaacaatatcataCATTGAGAACAACTATGAGCGCAATTGGCTTGAGGCTGGTGCAATAGAGCTTGGCCCTAGGATGCTTCGAGTTTGAGACATCATGTTCCTCATCTAATCTAGGATCCCCCCACCCATCGCATCATACATTGGAGAGTAGcaaagtcatttcatgtgaagagagagaaaaagacagAGATGTTTGTGTATCTCATTCTCGTGGTTTAGAAaacctttttcccaaaataaaattaagaatgatATTTTTAATAGGAATATGAGTTTATTCAATCAAAATTAACCCTGGCATCCCTCCTGGGGACCCAAAGAGTCCTTAATTTCATCTCAACCTCAAGAGTGTGTAGTTAGAAAAATGCAAGAGAATACTACTCAAAATGCAAataaaaaccatgaaaaatcCTCAAGAATCTCCCCAAATAGTTGACTTCCTCGAATAGCCACACTTAGTACTGGAGTGGAAACTGTACTAGCTACAGAGTCATTTCAGGAAGATGATCAAAGCCACTGTTTTCTTCTCCCAACTCGCTTGGGATCATAAGAAATACTGTTTAATTTAAGGATCTCCTGGCGTTTTCAACTCAAATCCTTGACTAAGAAGAGCACCTATCACCAGTTTCTTCAATGTGGACACGTTCATCTCTTCCCCACCCTTCCTAACCTGTTTcaaatgtgtatatatatatatatatgtaaccattaacaatcaaaatatatttatatgaacggatgatgataatgatgaagaagaatggATTGAACTTAATTGAAACTTGGAAGGTGGGCTTACAATGAGAGTAAACGTCAGCAAAAATCTATCAGAAACTGCAGTGACATTAGAGCTTTGGACATCGAAGCAAGTCAGGGACTCAAGGGCTCTGTAAAGGGCTACTGCTACACCTTCTCCCCTGTGACAAGCCGACCTCACATAGaactctctttctcctactTGAACTACCTCCATCTACACACACAAGAAGAAAACATCTAATTACATTTAAAACCTTTAAAGGGTTATTTCTAATTGAACCCAAGAACCCACGAGGGGTTTACTTTACCTGCAATATCTTCCTGCAACCAGGAATCTGCTTCTTGTCTACCACTTGTAACTTCCTGGGCTTAGGAGAAGAAGCCAACTTCTCAAATCtatctcttcctcctcctcctccttctaaTGATAATTCGAGCCCTGCAACTTCAGCTCTAAgctttttaatttggatttgcaGACTTTGTACGTACAAGACTGCATCTCCTACCATGGAAGCCTTATCCATCTGCATTTCAGATGAGAAGggttaattaattatatattaacGATTCATAGAATCAGGATCGTGATTACCTTTGATATGTTAGGAACTACGGCACGCAATGCGAGGAGCTTCTCCTTCATACGTCTCCACCTGCGACGCTCTGTAATCAACATTCTTGCTCGATCCCCTGTTCTTCTCTTGGTCTGTGTAACAGACACTACTGAGTCAtcctcattctcatcctcatcctcctccgaCCCACTTCCATCATAATTTGGGTTGAAATTAATGTTGGGTTGTCCTGCATTCCCTCCATTAATGAGATTCATCAACTTCTCTAAGTTACCAAAATTGGTGATGACTTGGGTTTgatgaggaggagaaggagaaggagaaggagaaggagagggaatTGTTTGAAATGCTTGATGAGCATCCATGGCTTATTCTTTTGCTCCTTCTCTGTTTACCACTTCACAGTGAACTCTATTAGTCTGCTTATAAATAAATTAAGGGGCCATTAATGGAACACCCGAGATGGTCTTCTCACGCCGTTTCAGAGCAATCAAACGGGAATATCACGCTGTTCACTTTAATCATTAAAGGGATCTGATTCAATGAGTGTCTCCTAACATAGAGTATCTCTTTTCAACCGTCTGATTGGAACCTAAGTTACATCAAAGGCGAAAGGCTACCATATCAAGTGATCCAATCATCCAAGCTGATGATACTATGATAGCCGAAGTTACACAAGAATATTAAATCCCGTAATTCACAAccttaatttttccaaaaacacCACCGTTTCAGTGGTGGACCCAAGACCTAAGACCTATGGCCTAAGGTCTAAGGCCTACATATGTATCTCAATTAATGAATTAAAAGagtaaattaattaatatatataattCTAGGCTTCTAGCTTCAGTAGACAAtctaattaataaatgattaTTCAAAAAAAGCAAATAATTAATTTCAATTAGTAACTACGTAATTTGTTTTAAGTTTGAAGGAATCAACTTTTGATTATGAAGTGCATAAGAAAGTTCTGATGTCTAGTAAGGAATatctttttgtagatttttagtttagtttaattaattaataatttgtGATTAATCGAATAATAATATTTCTGTTAACGTTGAGGTATGTAAGTAAATCTTCATTAATTACATATATAAATGTTTAGTGTAGTTGCTTGCACGTGTGAGTGTGTGTAAGGGACCGCATGCATATGGGATTAGGTTTTGGTC
This window encodes:
- the LOC122080620 gene encoding transcription factor FER-LIKE IRON DEFICIENCY-INDUCED TRANSCRIPTION FACTOR-like, translating into MDAHQAFQTIPSPSPSPSPSPPHQTQVITNFGNLEKLMNLINGGNAGQPNINFNPNYDGSGSEEDEDENEDDSVVSVTQTKRRTGDRARMLITERRRWRRMKEKLLALRAVVPNISKMDKASMVGDAVLYVQSLQIQIKKLRAEVAGLELSLEGGGGGRDRFEKLASSPKPRKLQVVDKKQIPGCRKILQMEVVQVGEREFYVRSACHRGEGVAVALYRALESLTCFDVQSSNVTAVSDRFLLTFTLIVRKGGEEMNVSTLKKLVIGALLSQGFELKTPGDP